The following proteins are co-located in the Rippkaea orientalis PCC 8801 genome:
- a CDS encoding ArsB/NhaD family transporter: MNVPAIISVSSFIGVMLLIMTERLHLAVAAFFGALILVFTHVMTLQEAVDYISRSHGTLALFFGVMILVRAFEPTKIFEYLATQMVLIAKGSGKLLVLGVIAITTPICAVLPNATTVMLLAPLIPPIAEEIGVDFVPLLILMVFVANSAGLLTLVGDPATFIVGDAVNLSFTDYLSRLSLGGALAVATILVMSPFLFSKIWNRNFTNLDELPHPKINHPRTLTLGIIIIVFVLIFFVIGDSLPIPIKPESVALFGAALALILVQKTKIDTVNNIFRDLDWSTLLFFMSTFVLIGGLEKTGVTSYLSGLLALAIGKNIMLGSIVILFLVGILSSVVPNIPLVVAMVPLLKEYIVNIGLVGSEILSPDFSGNFPPEVLPLFYAMMFGATLGGNGTLVGASSNIVAAGVSEQHGKPISFKTFLQYGLPVMAMQLVVSALYVVIFFLN; the protein is encoded by the coding sequence ATGAATGTACCCGCAATCATTTCTGTTTCAAGTTTTATCGGTGTAATGCTTTTAATTATGACCGAACGACTACACTTAGCAGTCGCGGCGTTTTTTGGAGCCTTAATTCTGGTTTTTACCCATGTTATGACTCTACAAGAAGCGGTAGATTATATTAGTCGAAGTCATGGGACTTTAGCCTTATTTTTTGGCGTAATGATCTTAGTTAGAGCCTTTGAACCGACTAAAATATTTGAATATTTAGCGACTCAAATGGTTTTAATTGCTAAAGGCAGTGGAAAGCTTTTAGTCCTAGGGGTGATTGCTATTACAACGCCTATTTGTGCTGTTTTACCCAATGCAACAACGGTGATGTTGTTAGCTCCTTTAATTCCTCCAATTGCTGAAGAAATTGGGGTTGATTTTGTTCCTTTACTGATTCTAATGGTCTTTGTTGCTAACAGTGCAGGGTTGTTAACCTTAGTGGGTGATCCAGCCACATTTATTGTAGGAGATGCCGTTAATCTGAGCTTTACTGACTATCTATCTCGACTCAGTTTAGGGGGAGCTTTGGCTGTTGCTACGATTTTAGTTATGTCTCCTTTTCTGTTTTCTAAAATTTGGAATAGAAACTTTACCAATTTAGATGAGTTACCTCACCCTAAAATTAACCATCCCAGAACCTTAACCTTAGGAATAATCATTATTGTATTCGTGTTAATCTTTTTTGTGATTGGCGATTCTTTACCTATTCCTATTAAACCTGAATCAGTCGCTTTATTCGGAGCAGCATTAGCTCTAATTTTAGTTCAAAAAACGAAAATTGATACAGTCAATAATATTTTTAGAGATTTAGACTGGAGTACTTTACTCTTCTTTATGTCTACCTTTGTCTTAATTGGTGGACTTGAAAAAACGGGAGTGACTAGCTATTTATCAGGTCTTTTAGCACTGGCTATTGGTAAAAATATTATGTTAGGTTCGATTGTGATACTCTTCCTTGTTGGCATTTTATCAAGTGTTGTTCCTAATATTCCTTTAGTCGTAGCGATGGTTCCCTTGTTAAAGGAATACATTGTTAATATTGGGTTAGTTGGTTCTGAGATTCTCAGTCCTGATTTTTCTGGGAATTTCCCCCCCGAAGTCTTACCTTTATTTTATGCCATGATGTTTGGCGCAACCTTAGGAGGCAATGGAACCTTAGTCGGAGCCTCTTCTAATATTGTGGCTGCGGGGGTTTCTGAACAACATGGTAAACCCATTTCCTTTAAGACATTTTTGCAATACGGACTCCCTGTGATGGCGATGCAATTAGTCGTATCAGCCCTCTATGTTGTTATTTTCTTCTTGAATTAA